A single genomic interval of Trinickia acidisoli harbors:
- a CDS encoding LysR family transcriptional regulator, producing MDRLTGMGLFVAAVDEGSLAAAARRFGFSAAMTGKYVAALEAQVGARLLQRTTRRLALTDIGHGYYLRCKSILEAFDDANREAGAAHSAVRGVLRVAAPVTFGAMHLGGVVARFMSDHPEVNVEVVLGDRYVDLLDAGVDVALRIGKLTDPALVTRRLAPCRMMLCAAPAFLQRHGVPRSPAALEQVDRLAFSDAVSCGDWTLFDTKGRPHTIDGPCRLVSNNMQMLTRAALAGSGIAYGPSFAFGDYVARGELVALLPRYRTAELDIQAVYPSARHIPLRVRRFVDCLADAFGDDPPWDHRRQSQRRRPKASD from the coding sequence ATGGACCGTTTGACCGGCATGGGGCTGTTCGTGGCGGCCGTCGACGAAGGCAGTCTTGCGGCCGCGGCACGCCGCTTCGGCTTCTCGGCCGCGATGACGGGCAAATACGTTGCGGCACTCGAGGCACAGGTCGGCGCGCGCTTGTTACAGCGCACTACTCGCCGCCTCGCCCTCACCGACATCGGGCACGGCTACTACCTTCGATGCAAGTCCATCCTGGAGGCATTCGACGACGCGAACCGTGAAGCCGGCGCCGCGCACAGCGCCGTCCGCGGCGTGCTGCGCGTGGCCGCGCCCGTTACATTCGGCGCCATGCATCTCGGCGGCGTCGTGGCCCGCTTCATGAGCGATCATCCCGAGGTCAACGTCGAGGTCGTGCTCGGCGATCGCTACGTCGACTTGCTCGATGCCGGCGTGGACGTCGCATTGCGCATCGGCAAACTGACCGACCCCGCGCTCGTCACGCGCCGGCTCGCTCCATGCCGGATGATGCTGTGCGCCGCACCCGCCTTCCTGCAACGCCACGGCGTGCCACGCAGCCCCGCCGCGCTCGAGCAAGTCGATCGCCTAGCCTTCAGCGACGCCGTCTCCTGCGGCGATTGGACACTGTTCGACACGAAGGGGCGCCCCCATACGATCGACGGCCCGTGCCGGCTCGTTTCAAACAACATGCAGATGCTCACCCGCGCGGCGTTGGCCGGCAGCGGCATCGCCTATGGGCCGTCGTTCGCATTCGGCGATTATGTCGCGCGCGGCGAGCTCGTGGCGCTGCTGCCTCGTTACCGCACGGCCGAACTCGATATCCAAGCCGTCTATCCCAGCGCCCGCCACATTCCGTTGCGCGTGCGTCGCTTCGTCGATTGCCTGGCCGACGCTTTCGGCGACGATCCGCCATGGGATCATCGCAGGCAATCGCAGCGCCGACGCCCTAAAGCATCGGATTAA
- the flhC gene encoding flagellar transcriptional regulator FlhC encodes MVQKKSLTEDAQEVFRAIALIELGARMQVLESELGLSRDRMIRLYREIKGVSPPKGMLPFSADWYMTWLANIHASLFYNTYVFLKHEAGCSHLDALTKGYRLYLEHCKHSDAEPVLDLTRAWTLVRFFDANILQLTPCCRCSGKFVAHKHDLQSNVVCGACQPPSRAGKTKRASAAKHALAAASLEAARAA; translated from the coding sequence ATGGTTCAGAAGAAGAGCCTCACGGAAGATGCGCAAGAAGTGTTTCGCGCGATCGCGCTGATCGAACTCGGGGCGCGCATGCAGGTGCTCGAGAGCGAGTTGGGGCTCTCGCGCGATCGCATGATTCGTCTCTACCGCGAGATCAAGGGTGTATCGCCGCCGAAAGGCATGCTGCCGTTCTCGGCCGACTGGTACATGACGTGGCTCGCGAACATTCACGCGTCGCTGTTCTACAACACCTACGTCTTTCTCAAGCATGAAGCCGGGTGCTCGCACCTCGACGCTTTGACGAAGGGCTACCGCCTCTACCTCGAGCATTGCAAGCATAGCGACGCGGAGCCGGTGCTCGACTTGACGCGCGCCTGGACCCTCGTGCGTTTCTTCGATGCCAACATCCTGCAACTGACGCCGTGCTGCCGCTGCAGCGGCAAGTTCGTCGCGCACAAGCACGATCTTCAGAGCAACGTCGTCTGCGGCGCCTGCCAGCCGCCGTCGCGCGCGGGCAAGACCAAACGCGCCAGCGCCGCCAAGCATGCCCTCGCGGCCGCATCGCTCGAAGCCGCACGCGCGGCCTGA
- the flhD gene encoding flagellar transcriptional regulator FlhD produces MDRSSETLDSIREINLSYIMLAQRMLREDKAIGMFRLGLSSELADLLAGLSLAQSVKLASSDQLLCFFRFNDHAMLSALTQTAKNADVSATHTAILLASQPAEQFA; encoded by the coding sequence ATGGACCGCAGCAGCGAAACGCTGGACTCTATCCGCGAAATTAATTTGTCGTACATCATGCTGGCGCAGCGCATGCTGCGCGAGGACAAGGCCATCGGCATGTTCCGGCTCGGCCTGTCGTCGGAGCTAGCCGACTTGCTGGCGGGGCTTTCGCTCGCGCAAAGCGTCAAGCTCGCCTCGTCCGACCAGCTCTTGTGCTTCTTCCGCTTCAACGATCACGCGATGCTCTCGGCTTTGACGCAAACGGCGAAGAACGCCGACGTCTCCGCCACGCACACCGCGATCCTGCTCGCGAGCCAACCCGCCGAGCAGTTCGCGTAA
- a CDS encoding diacylglycerol kinase — translation MGRPTNSASASHTATSPRKRTGALRALFALKHSYDGLRTTFRSESAFRQETALAVLLVPSALLLPVTPVERIMLIGSVLLVLLVELLNSAIEAVVDRISLDRHELSRRAKDCGSAAVLIALVICAMTWATLLWPLAQQWLRPHH, via the coding sequence ATGGGCCGCCCCACCAATTCCGCATCCGCTTCGCATACCGCTACGTCGCCGCGCAAAAGGACGGGTGCCCTGCGCGCGTTGTTCGCGCTCAAGCACTCGTACGACGGGCTGCGCACCACCTTCCGCTCGGAAAGCGCCTTTCGCCAGGAAACCGCGCTGGCGGTATTGCTCGTTCCCAGCGCGCTGCTGCTGCCGGTCACCCCCGTCGAACGCATCATGCTGATCGGCTCCGTGCTGCTGGTTCTACTCGTCGAACTATTGAACTCGGCGATCGAGGCAGTCGTCGATCGCATCTCGCTCGATCGCCATGAACTCTCGCGCCGCGCCAAGGATTGCGGCAGCGCGGCCGTGTTGATCGCACTCGTCATCTGCGCGATGACGTGGGCAACACTGCTCTGGCCGCTCGCGCAGCAATGGTTGCGCCCGCACCATTAG
- the bcsB gene encoding cellulose biosynthesis cyclic di-GMP-binding regulatory protein BcsB, giving the protein MKLALSTCVCSAALAGWLFTPSSLAAQQSAEVTPTTTIPAAIPAARAPTGASSAVFTFATLGAYEPLHLRGPDDTRTVNVGVRLDHVVTAATLRLRYTYSPALVFPLSHLKVSINGEAVATVPFDSEHAGQLLTRDIPLDPRFLTDFNQVNVELIAHYTLDHCEDPENSALWADISPTSEVLLDTVPLKLPDDLSLLPAPFFDRRDPQQLRLPFVLPASPDNETLESAGILASWFGELADYRQARFSVTTALPTDAHAVVVGTRAQLPAGLTLPVIDGPMLIMADNPAAPDKKLLIVTGRTDDEVKQAADALVLGKAALSGAQARVEHVDIGPQRKPYDAPRWLPIGRAIPFKQLVDDPKQLQVSGSRPDAIRLNLRVPADLYSWSGQGVPLDLKYRYTAPTIQNNSALSISINDLLVKSLRLPPAKDEDGKGRMQLPLLGGADARTADLLDIPAFRVGSANQLQLKFDLDSQKTGLCQGVAQNPVHADVDPDSTIDFSHFVHYARMPNLAYFANSGFPFTRYADLSETAVVVPDQPAPQDLDALLTVLGHMGQWTGFPSLRVQVLRAGQAQHEHNKDLLLIGDSASSVLPPAWRPVLPLSIGADASGHVTRTVFSVKEYWRDGVQVPEGSARLDESGPIAALLGFEVPGSKGRSVVAMTGTSPARLTDLLDVLEKPDRVAQLQGDVALVRGARIESMRVGETYVVGYVPWYAQIWGRAIRHPVLLGLLGALGGLLLAIGAFTALQELSARRRGI; this is encoded by the coding sequence ATGAAACTAGCTCTATCGACTTGCGTTTGCTCGGCAGCGTTAGCCGGCTGGCTGTTTACCCCTTCATCTTTGGCAGCGCAGCAGAGCGCCGAGGTAACGCCGACGACGACAATACCCGCGGCAATACCGGCAGCACGCGCGCCGACAGGCGCGTCATCGGCCGTGTTTACGTTCGCAACGCTCGGCGCTTACGAGCCGCTTCATCTGCGCGGTCCGGACGACACGCGCACCGTCAATGTCGGAGTGAGGCTCGATCACGTCGTGACCGCGGCAACGTTGCGGCTGCGTTACACCTATTCGCCGGCGCTCGTCTTTCCGCTCTCTCACCTGAAGGTGTCGATCAATGGCGAAGCGGTGGCAACGGTGCCGTTCGACAGCGAGCACGCGGGCCAGTTGCTCACGCGTGACATCCCGCTCGATCCGCGCTTTTTGACCGACTTCAACCAGGTCAACGTCGAATTGATCGCGCACTACACGCTCGATCATTGCGAGGACCCGGAGAACTCCGCCCTCTGGGCCGACATCAGTCCGACGAGCGAAGTGCTGCTCGATACGGTGCCGCTCAAACTCCCCGACGACTTGAGCTTGCTGCCCGCACCGTTCTTCGACCGGCGTGATCCGCAGCAACTGCGACTGCCGTTCGTGCTGCCTGCCTCGCCGGATAACGAGACGCTTGAAAGCGCCGGCATTCTGGCCTCTTGGTTCGGCGAACTCGCGGATTACCGCCAAGCTCGCTTCTCCGTGACGACAGCACTGCCGACGGACGCGCATGCCGTGGTCGTCGGCACGCGCGCGCAACTGCCCGCCGGCCTGACGTTGCCGGTCATCGACGGGCCCATGCTGATCATGGCGGACAACCCAGCCGCGCCCGATAAGAAACTGTTGATCGTCACGGGTCGCACCGACGACGAAGTCAAGCAAGCCGCGGATGCGCTCGTGCTCGGCAAGGCGGCGCTGTCGGGGGCTCAAGCCAGGGTCGAGCATGTCGACATCGGGCCGCAGCGCAAGCCCTACGATGCGCCGCGCTGGCTGCCGATCGGGCGGGCGATCCCGTTCAAACAACTCGTGGACGATCCCAAGCAACTGCAAGTCTCCGGCAGCCGGCCCGACGCGATCCGACTCAATCTGCGCGTGCCCGCCGATCTTTATTCATGGAGCGGGCAAGGCGTGCCGCTCGACTTGAAATATCGCTACACCGCGCCGACCATCCAAAACAACTCTGCGCTGTCGATCTCGATCAACGATTTGCTCGTGAAGTCGCTGCGGCTGCCGCCGGCAAAAGACGAGGACGGGAAGGGGCGGATGCAGTTGCCGTTGCTCGGCGGTGCCGACGCTCGCACGGCCGATCTGCTCGACATCCCGGCTTTTCGCGTCGGCAGTGCGAACCAGCTTCAACTGAAATTCGATCTGGACTCGCAAAAGACGGGGCTATGCCAAGGCGTTGCGCAAAACCCGGTCCATGCGGACGTCGATCCCGATTCGACGATCGACTTCTCGCATTTCGTGCACTACGCGCGGATGCCGAATCTCGCATACTTCGCCAATAGCGGTTTTCCGTTCACGCGCTATGCCGACTTGTCGGAGACGGCGGTGGTCGTGCCCGACCAGCCCGCACCGCAAGACCTCGATGCGCTGTTGACGGTACTCGGCCACATGGGGCAATGGACGGGCTTCCCTTCGCTGCGCGTTCAAGTGCTGCGCGCCGGGCAAGCGCAGCACGAGCACAACAAAGATTTGCTCTTGATCGGCGACAGCGCGTCGTCGGTACTGCCGCCCGCATGGCGCCCCGTGCTGCCGCTCTCGATCGGAGCGGACGCGAGCGGCCATGTCACGCGTACCGTTTTTTCGGTCAAAGAGTATTGGCGCGACGGCGTGCAAGTGCCTGAAGGCAGTGCTCGGCTCGATGAGAGCGGTCCGATCGCCGCGTTGCTCGGGTTCGAGGTGCCGGGCAGCAAGGGGCGCAGCGTCGTCGCCATGACCGGCACGTCGCCGGCGCGGCTGACCGATTTGCTCGACGTGCTCGAAAAGCCCGACCGCGTCGCGCAACTGCAAGGCGACGTCGCGCTCGTGCGTGGCGCTCGCATCGAAAGCATGCGCGTCGGCGAAACCTATGTCGTCGGCTACGTGCCGTGGTATGCGCAGATATGGGGACGTGCCATCCGCCATCCCGTGTTGCTCGGCCTGCTCGGCGCGCTTGGCGGGTTGCTGCTCGCCATCGGAGCGTTCACCGCGTTGCAAGAGCTGTCGGCGCGGCGCCGGGGGATCTGA
- the bcsZ gene encoding cellulose synthase complex periplasmic endoglucanase BcsZ — MACTAHREALGTAMRWVLSGMAAGFVAGSAWAVGPTAASAAGASAAGACAPAWSGWQQFKQGFLSADGRVIDVGSADERTVSEGQAYALFFALVANDRATFDEVLRWTENNLAAGDLTSHLPAWLWGRAKDGSWHVLDANAASDADLWIAYTLLQAGELWHERSYTARGAVLARHIVEQETATLPEIGLTLLPGPVGFHPNPDEWRVNPSYMPLQVLRGLAEQLPDDARWKRLTASASAVVLGTAPQGFAPDWARYQTDKGFLPDSDTKGRGSYDAIRVYLWAGMLDPASADTKKLLARLKPFADYIAQHGAPYESIDTTTGETKQAGNAGFSAAAVPFLAALGQSAAADAQVARVQALDAHEPPGYYSSVLTLFGLGWREGLYRFDADGNLEVRWRSACSGVAR; from the coding sequence ATGGCGTGCACCGCTCATCGGGAAGCGCTCGGGACGGCAATGCGTTGGGTGCTTAGCGGTATGGCCGCGGGTTTCGTCGCGGGTTCGGCTTGGGCCGTCGGGCCGACGGCCGCCAGCGCCGCCGGTGCGTCGGCGGCTGGCGCATGCGCGCCCGCATGGTCAGGCTGGCAGCAATTCAAACAAGGCTTTCTGTCCGCGGACGGACGCGTGATCGACGTCGGCTCGGCCGACGAGCGTACCGTTTCGGAAGGGCAGGCGTACGCGCTGTTCTTCGCCCTCGTGGCGAACGATCGTGCAACGTTCGACGAGGTCCTGCGCTGGACCGAAAACAATCTCGCGGCCGGCGACCTCACGAGCCACTTGCCCGCTTGGCTTTGGGGGCGTGCCAAGGACGGTAGTTGGCATGTGCTCGATGCCAATGCGGCATCGGACGCGGATCTTTGGATCGCTTACACGCTGCTTCAGGCTGGCGAGCTTTGGCACGAGCGCAGCTATACGGCGCGCGGCGCGGTGTTGGCCCGACATATCGTCGAGCAGGAAACCGCCACGCTGCCCGAGATTGGATTGACGTTGCTGCCGGGTCCGGTGGGGTTTCATCCGAATCCGGACGAATGGCGAGTCAATCCGAGCTATATGCCGCTGCAAGTGCTGCGCGGGCTTGCCGAGCAATTGCCCGACGATGCGCGCTGGAAACGGTTGACGGCGTCGGCGTCGGCTGTCGTGCTCGGTACCGCTCCGCAAGGCTTCGCCCCCGATTGGGCGCGCTATCAGACCGATAAGGGATTTTTGCCCGATAGCGACACCAAGGGGCGGGGCAGTTACGATGCGATCCGCGTCTATCTGTGGGCGGGTATGCTGGATCCGGCTTCGGCCGATACGAAGAAGCTGCTCGCGCGCCTCAAGCCGTTTGCCGATTACATTGCGCAGCATGGCGCACCCTACGAGTCGATCGATACGACGACCGGGGAGACCAAGCAGGCCGGTAACGCGGGCTTTTCCGCCGCCGCGGTGCCGTTTCTCGCGGCGCTGGGACAATCCGCTGCTGCGGATGCGCAGGTCGCTCGCGTGCAGGCGCTCGATGCGCATGAGCCGCCAGGGTATTACTCGAGCGTGCTGACGTTGTTCGGTCTCGGGTGGCGCGAGGGGCTATACCGCTTCGATGCCGACGGTAACCTCGAGGTTCGATGGAGGTCGGCGTGCTCGGGCGTGGCGCGATGA